The following proteins come from a genomic window of Arcobacter arenosus:
- a CDS encoding iron-containing alcohol dehydrogenase — translation MEFSYLNPTQIEFGQGKISSISSLIPKDNKVLFIYGGGSIKRNGVYDQVINSLEGYNFFEFSGVEPNPTKETLDKAIKLAKDEDIDFILAVGGGSVIDGAKYVAHSYYYEGDGWDILEGKYISEKALPIGAVVTLAATGSESNTGSVITKAQTKEKRFFRSVHSFPKFAVMDPSVLKSLDDRQIKNGLVDAFVHTCEQYLTYKQGRIAQDNYAEGILRGLITLANSVDNRDDLWYANLLWLANQAFNGLIGAGVTQDWATHYIGHELTGLYGIDHARTLAIIQPNLFRVLKEHKAGKLLQMGENVFRIDTTDPDIIINKIEELYKSLDIDLKISDYTDDKEVKEKVIPLLIKHGFSKLGENQIVDTNIVEKVLDKSM, via the coding sequence ATGGAATTTTCATATTTAAACCCTACTCAAATTGAGTTTGGTCAAGGTAAAATTAGTAGTATATCTTCACTGATTCCAAAAGATAATAAAGTATTATTTATATATGGCGGAGGAAGTATAAAAAGAAATGGAGTATATGATCAAGTAATTAACTCTTTAGAGGGATACAACTTTTTTGAATTTAGTGGAGTTGAACCAAACCCAACAAAAGAGACTCTTGATAAGGCAATAAAACTAGCAAAAGATGAAGATATTGATTTTATCTTAGCTGTTGGTGGGGGTTCTGTTATTGATGGAGCAAAATATGTTGCACACTCTTATTATTATGAAGGTGATGGATGGGATATTTTAGAAGGTAAATATATCTCAGAAAAAGCCTTACCTATAGGAGCAGTGGTAACTCTTGCTGCAACAGGAAGTGAATCAAATACAGGGTCAGTTATCACAAAAGCCCAAACAAAAGAAAAAAGATTCTTTAGATCGGTTCACTCTTTTCCAAAATTTGCTGTTATGGATCCTAGTGTATTAAAAAGTTTAGATGATAGACAAATTAAAAATGGTCTTGTGGATGCCTTTGTTCATACTTGTGAACAATATTTAACTTATAAACAAGGAAGGATAGCACAAGATAATTATGCTGAAGGTATTTTAAGAGGTCTTATCACTTTAGCTAATAGTGTTGATAACAGAGATGATTTATGGTATGCAAATCTTTTATGGTTAGCAAATCAGGCATTTAACGGTCTTATTGGTGCAGGGGTTACTCAAGATTGGGCTACACACTATATAGGACATGAACTTACTGGATTATATGGGATAGATCATGCAAGAACCCTTGCTATTATTCAACCAAATCTATTTAGAGTATTAAAAGAGCACAAGGCAGGGAAACTATTACAAATGGGTGAAAATGTATTTAGAATAGATACAACTGACCCAGATATTATTATCAATAAAATAGAAGAATTATATAAGTCATTAGATATTGACTTAAAAATTTCTGATTATACAGATGATAAAGAGGTAAAAGAAAAAGTTATCCCATTACTTATAAAACACGGTTTTAGTAAATTAGGTGAAAACCAAATTGTTGATACTAATATTGTGGAAAAAGTACTTGATAAATCAATGTAA
- a CDS encoding universal stress protein, with amino-acid sequence MFKKILVPLHLDYTENHEKLFAGALEVLNDDVGKLSLLYVNENRAHGSVYPILDEENEKHYNHDAYIELKKIAQKHKLPEDKISFNIRDGSAHREILEEARRIKADAIVMMATKPGLGSYFISSTPERVIRHANCSVFVIRLTDYQSIK; translated from the coding sequence ATGTTTAAAAAAATTTTGGTGCCACTTCATCTTGACTATACAGAAAACCATGAAAAACTTTTTGCTGGAGCATTAGAAGTTTTAAATGATGATGTGGGAAAACTATCTTTACTATATGTAAATGAAAATAGAGCACATGGTTCTGTTTATCCTATTTTAGATGAAGAAAATGAAAAGCATTATAATCATGATGCTTATATTGAGCTAAAAAAAATTGCACAAAAGCATAAACTTCCAGAGGATAAAATCTCTTTTAATATTAGAGATGGTTCTGCTCATAGAGAAATTCTTGAAGAAGCAAGAAGAATAAAAGCAGATGCAATTGTTATGATGGCAACAAAACCAGGACTTGGAAGCTATTTTATTAGTAGTACTCCTGAAAGAGTAATAAGACACGCAAATTGTTCAGTTTTTGTCATTAGACTTACTGATTATCAAAGTATAAAATAA